The following are encoded in a window of Oncorhynchus mykiss isolate Arlee chromosome 11, USDA_OmykA_1.1, whole genome shotgun sequence genomic DNA:
- the ankrd34bb gene encoding ankyrin repeat domain 34Bb produces MEDAMLVRTDGNSLLKAVFLSRLRLTRLLLEGGAYINESNERGETPLMVACRTRHTDAQSVPKHKMVRYLLESGADPNIQDKTGKTALMHACLEQAGAEVLSLLLGSGADPSLDDHSGFSALVYAVNAGDNEALRVLLDACKAKGKEVIIITTDKLPSGRQMTKQYLNVPPPPDLEERLHFTPGSAACLMSPSEIQLRTPPQGTSATASPQPGSPLLGLREHHHQGGGTNISGSAGSGSSQPGSPTRDPNLFRGPGPGVVKLFHPQRLHSEPWLQQNKASSLTEELLDITPEEELSFRVNSLVFSGSGRVGPGAHPIVARHQSIDPKDATGLLEQVIESDGCGGVGGRGGLSRKMSYDSAAAYSHPNLLHRGDGGSYGGYPCGTHEPVLPVNKTSPDCCLPNLAVSSLRNVVRRRNIGIDHYSSDSQLPQFGSHSSHPESGDSSRGVVGGTEKRKLVSSRSSTLSGSRESLESAAQRRGPANLERRGSGALLLDHISHTRPGYLPPLNPHAPIPDIGVSPTSTCPSLSGSTKALNLNGGVAGLGSKPLVPCAPATPRDLKSKQTLLRRHSMQTEQIKQLFNLQEIIHADRAD; encoded by the exons ATGGAAGACGCGATGTTGGTGCGTACGGACGGGAATTCTCTGCTCAAGGCTGTGTTCCTGAGCCGACTGCGTCTGACACGCCTGCTGCTGGAGGGAGGTGCTTACATCAACGAGAGCAACGAGCGCGGCGAGACGCCCCTGATGGTGGCGTGCAGGACGCGCCACACGGACGCACAAAGCGTGCCCAAACACAAGATGGTTCG GTATCTGCTGGAGAGCGGAGCTGACCCAAATATCCAGGACAAGACCGGTAAGACGGCCCTGATGCATGCCTGTTTGGAACAGGCGGGGGCAGAGGTCCTCTCTCTACTGCTGGGGAGTGGAGCTGACCCCAGCCTGGACGACCACTCTGGCTTCTCAGCACTGGTCTATGCCGTCAACGCAGGGGACAACGAGGCCCTGAGAGTCCTACTGGATGCCTGCAAGGCCAAGGGCAAGGAG gtcatcatcatcaccacggACAAGCTGCCGTCAGGACGCCAGATGACCAAGCAGTACCTGAACGTACCCCCGCCTCCCGACCTGGAAGAGCGCCTGCATTTCACCCCTGGCTCTGCTGCCTGCCTCATGTCCCCCTCAGAGATCCAGCTCCGCACCCCTCCACAGGGCACCTCAGCCACTGCCTCACCCCAGCCAGGGAGCCCCCTCCTGGGCCTCAGGGAGCACCACCACCAGGGTGGTGGAACAAACATCTCTGGGTCTGCTGGTTCTGGTTCTTCTCAGCCGGGCTCCCCGACCAGGGACCCTAACTTGTTTCGAGGCCCCGGTCCAGGGGTGGTGAAGCTGTTCCATCCCCAGCGGCTCCACTCTGAACCCTGGCTGCAGCAGAACAAGGCCTCCAG cCTGACCGAGGAGCTGCTGGACATCACCCCAGAGGAAGAGCTCTCCTTCCGGGTCAACAGCCTGGTCTTCTCTGGGTCCGGAAGGGTGGGGCCCGGGGCACATCCGATCGTCGCCCGCCACCAAAGTATCGACCCCAAGGATGCCACGGGGCTGCTGGAGCAG GTGATTGAGAGTGACGGATGTGGCGgggtaggaggaagaggaggccttAGTAGGAAGATGTCTTACGACAGTGCTGCAGCTTATTCCCACCCAAACCTCCTGCACCGGGGGGACGGAGGAAGCTATGGAGGCTACCCCTGTGGCAcccatgagcctgtcctccccgtAAACAAAACCTCTCCAGACTGTTGCCTTCCCAACCTGGCTGTGTCCAGCCTGAGGAATGTGGTTCGCCGCCGCAACATTGGCATAGACCATTACAGCTCTGACTCCCAGCTTCCCCAGTTTGGCAGCCACAGCAGCCATCCAGAGAGTGGAGACTCCTCCAGGGGTGTTGTAGGGGGAACTGAGAAGCGTAAACTGGTCAGTAGTAGATCCTCCACACTGTCGGGCTCCCGGGAGTCCCTGGAGAGTGCTGCCCAGAGAAGAGGTCCTGcaaacctggagaggagaggctcGGGGGCCCTGCTCCTGGATCACATCTCCCACACCCGTCCGGGGTACCTGCCCCCTCTCAACCCCCACGCACCCATACCTGACATCGGGGTCAGCCCCACCTCAACCTGCCCCAGCCTGAGTGGAAGCACCAAGGCACTGAATCTGAATGGGGGTGTTGCAGGGCTGGGATCAAAGCCTCTTGTCCCCTGTGCTCCTGCCACCCCCAGAGATCTGAAGTCAAAGCAGACACTGCTGAGGAGACACTCCATGCAGACAGAGCAGATTAAACAGCTGTTCAACCTCCAGGAGATAATCCATGCAGACAGAGCAGATTAA